CTTCAATTTCCTTATCAATAGGATTGCCGCCCAGCTCATCTTGGATGGTCTTCATCTGTTGATGCAACAAGTACTCGCGTTGCTGCTGGTCAAGCTCAACTTTTACTTTGGTTTGGATATCATTTTTAAGTTCGAGTATCTGCACCTGACGGGTAAGATATTGGAGTAAAAGCAAAGCCCTTTGCTTCAGATCATTGGTTTCGAGCAATTTTTGTTTTTCTTCAACAGAAACATCCGTATTGGAGCTTATAAAATTTATAAGAAATGCAGGGCTTTCAATATTTTTCAGGGCAAAATTTGTTTCAGGAGGAACATTAGCTGACAATTTGACAATCCTCATGGACAAATCCTTCAGGGAATCGACAATAGCATCAAATTCCTTGCTCTTTGGAGGATTTATGTCCTCCAGTATGTTAACACTGGCCGTCAGATAAGGTTCGGTAGCACCGACTTCTTTGATTTCAAAACGTTTTTTGCCCTGAATGATGATAGAGGTTGAATTATCAGGCATTTCAAGTATCCTGACAATATTTGCAACTGTTCCCACCTGATAAAGATCCTTCAATTCAGGATTGTCAATATTTGAATTTTTCTGGGCAACAATGCCTATAATCTTGCTGCCTTTATAAACATCACGGACTAATTTGATGGATTTTTCCCTTCCAATAGTAATAGGAATAAGTACACCTGGGAAAAGCACTGTATTTCGCAAAGGCAAAATAGGAAGCCATTCAGGAACATCTTCCTGCTTCAAGGCATCTTCCCCCTCATCATTACTCACCAAAGGTATAAGTTCATTCTCCTCATTGTAGGGAACTGAAATAAAAATTTCTTTGAGTTTGTCTTCCACTTTATCTTTTAACAATTAATTAATCAAAACTTTTCCAGCCTGGCTCTTGCCAATCTCCAAAATTGAATGGGGTATGTCAATTGTCATGCCAAAGTAAACTGAAACTTTATAAATCAAACATTTTTCACAAAGAAAAGTTTAGGACATTTCTGATTTTTTAGAAAACCTGAAAAGGGTTGCAGAAAGGCACAATACACCTTCGATTATAAATTAATCAACTAATCATCAAGGGTATTGACTTAAAATGTCCTGTATTTTTGAGTGATTTCAAAAATATGTTTGAGTATTTTTTCCTCCGTTTCGTCAAATTGAATATTTCTGCGGATCATAACCCTTTGTGCCACTTCACAAGCGGTATTCAAAGAATAGGTCGTGAATCCCTGAGCACCCCCCCAGGAAAAATCAGGAATAAAATTTCTGGGGAAACCCGAACCAAAAATATTTGCATTGACACCAACCACAGTACCCGTATTAAACATGGTATTAATGCCACATTTTGAATTATCACCCATAATCAGCCCGCAAAACTGCAGACCGGTATTGATAAATTTATTTTCAGGATAACTCCATAGACGGACATCGGCATAATTGTTCTTCAGGTTTGAATTATTGGAATCGGCTCCCAGGTTGCACCATTCGCCAAGTACAGCATTTCCAAGATAACCATCATGAGCCTTGTTGGTATATCCAAAGATCACGGAATTGCCCACTTCACCTCCTACTTTACAGTGAGGGCCTATGGTGGTGCCTTCGTATATTTTTGCAGAAACTTTTATAACAGAATGGTCACACAACGCCAGTGGGCCTCTGACCACCGCCCCTTCCATAATTTCAGCATCCTTACCAATATAAATAGGGCCTTCTTTCGAATTAAGGGTTGCAAATTCAACCTTGGCACCTTCTTCAAGGAAAATATTATCTGTTCTATAGAAACGATTGGTCTGACTCAGGTACATGGATTTTCTGCCTTCTGTAAGAACCCGGAAATCTGCAATCAGGGCATCGCTGTTAA
The window above is part of the Bacteroidota bacterium genome. Proteins encoded here:
- a CDS encoding GlmU family protein codes for the protein MNWILFDDDSWNTLLPLTFTRPVAKIRIGILTISEKWERLLNQKVSFLTAGYLSEKYPLVKEKENVLINGSVLPTGSLLDEIKTLKEGEALVQGEKVIAARLSEARLDSFDYHDPKPCSKVEAKSQFVSIQFPWQIFQFNSDALIADFRVLTEGRKSMYLSQTNRFYRTDNIFLEEGAKVEFATLNSKEGPIYIGKDAEIMEGAVVRGPLALCDHSVIKVSAKIYEGTTIGPHCKVGGEVGNSVIFGYTNKAHDGYLGNAVLGEWCNLGADSNNSNLKNNYADVRLWSYPENKFINTGLQFCGLIMGDNSKCGINTMFNTGTVVGVNANIFGSGFPRNFIPDFSWGGAQGFTTYSLNTACEVAQRVMIRRNIQFDETEEKILKHIFEITQKYRTF